The Candidatus Neomarinimicrobiota bacterium DNA window ACCTGTTGGGAAGCGTTCGTTTACCGATGAACAACTAGAGGAAAATATTAGGTCATTAGTTTCATCTCTGATTAAAATGAAGCCTCCTGCAGCAAAAGGAGCATATCTTAAAAAAATAACATTAGCATCTACAATGGGTCCAGGTGTTACTGTTAAAAGAGAGTCTGTTGTTTCATAATGAAAATAGTTGTCGGGAGAGATTATGCCAAATCCAAAAAAAGTTGAAATAGTGGAGCAAATAACAGAGAAGTTTAAAAAATCTAAAGGGATGTATTTTGTTGATTTTTTAGGAATGAATGTTGAACAGGTGAATAGTTTGCGTAAAGAAATGAGAAACGCGAACATCGATTACCGAGTTTTGAAAAATACGCTTTTAAGACTAGCTGCTGATAAATCGGGTTTAAATGAGAATGTTAAGAAATTTTTTACTGGTCCGACAGCAGTAGCGTTTTCATATGATGATCCAACTATTCCTGCAAAAGTACTGACCGATTTTATTAAAAAGAATAAAATTGAACATTTAAGGATTAAAGGATGTCTGTTTGAAAATGAAATTTATTATGAAAATGAAGTTGAAAATATTGCTAAGTTACCAACTAAAGATGAATTATTGGCCAAATTTATAGCAACAATTCAGACACCACTTTCTAATTTAGTAGCAACTTTGAGTTCGCCATTCACACAGTTGATTGGTGTTTTAAACGCTTTGAAAGAAAAGAAAGAATGAAAATGTATTGTAGAAAAGGAGGATAAAAAGACATGGCAGAAATAACAAGAGCGGATGTATTAGAATATCTTGAAAAAGCAAATATGCTTGAAATTTCAGAACTGATTAAGGATATCGAGGAGAAATTTGGAGTAAAGGCAGCCGCTCCGGTAGCAGTAGCTGCCGCACCAGGGGCAGCGCCCTCTGAAGCTAAAGAAGAAGAAAAGACTGAGTTCGATGTAGTGCTGAAGGAAGTAGGTCCACAAAAAATAAATGTAATCAAAGTTGTAAGAGCAGTTACCAATTTGGGATTAAAAGAAGCAAAGGATCTTGTTGATAATGCTCCGGGTACGGTAAAGGAAGGTATCTCGAAAGAAGAAGCAGAAAATATTAAAAAGCAACTTGAAGAAGCCGGAGCAAAGGTAGAATTAAAATAATTGCTAATCCCAATATCTATGAATTTACAAAAGTTTCTCTGAGAGAAATGCAAGAGTTTTTACTCTATAATATATATAGAGGGTTAAACTATTAAAACCATAAAAATTTCATAAAAGGAGGGAGAATTTGAGAACCATTCAAAATTTTGTTGATGAACGTAAATCCTTTGCTAAATCGAAGCCAGTAATGAAAGTACCTGACTTGCTTGATATACAGATCAAGTCATTTGAGGATTTTTTACAAAAGGATGTTCCTCCTGATAAAAGGAAGATTCAGGGACTAGAAGAAGCTTTCAGAACAGTGTTTCCAATTGAGGACAATCATGGTAATTATCTTCTGGAATACAAATATTATACGGTAGGAGACCCTCCATACACAGTCTGGGAAAGTATTGAGAGAGGGGTAACATATGCTGTACCACTAAAAGTAAGGTTAGTACTGCACATCAGTGAAGAAGGTGGTAGCGGTAAATATACTGCTGGAATTGAGCAGGATATTTTCTTCGGGAATATTCCTTATATGACTGATCGAGGTACTTTTGTAATAAATGGTGCAGAAAGAGTTATAGTATCTCAACTTCAAAGGTCTCCTGGTGTATTTTTTGACCAGCAGGATCATTCAAGCGGAAATAAGATATATATATCACGTGTTATACCTTTTAGAGGTAGCTGGGTTGATTTTGTGATCGATCATAATGATATAATGCATGCTATTATTGATAAAAGAAGAAAATTTCCAGCAACTATATTACTTAGAGCTTTTGGATATCCCAAAAATGAAGATATATTAGCGCTTTTTGATATGGGTAAAAGGGTTAATATCAAGAATGCTGAAAAGGAAGCTAATGGTAAATTTCTAGCTGAGAATATTGTTGATCCAGAGACAGGTGAAGTTATAATTGATATAAA harbors:
- a CDS encoding 50S ribosomal protein L10 — encoded protein: MPNPKKVEIVEQITEKFKKSKGMYFVDFLGMNVEQVNSLRKEMRNANIDYRVLKNTLLRLAADKSGLNENVKKFFTGPTAVAFSYDDPTIPAKVLTDFIKKNKIEHLRIKGCLFENEIYYENEVENIAKLPTKDELLAKFIATIQTPLSNLVATLSSPFTQLIGVLNALKEKKE
- the rplL gene encoding 50S ribosomal protein L7/L12, translated to MAEITRADVLEYLEKANMLEISELIKDIEEKFGVKAAAPVAVAAAPGAAPSEAKEEEKTEFDVVLKEVGPQKINVIKVVRAVTNLGLKEAKDLVDNAPGTVKEGISKEEAENIKKQLEEAGAKVELK